In the genome of Ammospiza nelsoni isolate bAmmNel1 chromosome 28, bAmmNel1.pri, whole genome shotgun sequence, the window CAAGACCCTCACGGCCAGGACGGACAAACAGCTCCCGCCAGCTGCCGCAGGGAAGGGCGGGCGCAGGGGAGCGCTGGCTGGGATCCACGTCTTTATAAATAAGCTCAAGCTCATGAGTTTATTCACAGGGTCCAGGACAATGCAGGACTCAAAGGCTGGAGAGTCACAAGCCTGTGGCAGAGAAGGCTGTGGGGCTGATCCCCAtgggctcagcagctccagaacGGGCTCCTGGTGAGGGccaagctccagcagctggaatggAGCCCTCCTCGAGTGATGACCTCCAGAGTGGGCTGAGGGGGAGATCTGAGAGTGCAGCCGGTTCCTCTcagtgctgcctgcactgcagccCAGACCCCCGCAGCAAACCCAGCCCCCTGCACGCTCACAGGGTGCTCTCCAGTGTGTTGTAGTTGTCCTTGAAACTCTTCAGCTCCAGGAAGTGTTTGGCACGTTTGCTCTTCTGGCTGGAAGGAAGGTAGGTGACCTGGAtggtggtggggctggaggCTTCAGGGGACAGCGTGAGGTCCTTCACTGCTGACTGGTgctgcctctggctgctgccaccccGGGCCTTGGTGCTGTGGGCAGAGAAGAGGCACCATCACTGCTCAGCTGCTCAgcctgtgtgtctgtctgtctgtccaacACGAAGCAAATCTGCTTTTGTGATgacagtgtcacagacatcttttatgaaaaatcctgtccttaggatttttcctcctgagaagctgggaggcctcaggaatgaaatgtaaacaatggttatctgctgctgtggaatgcaacaggtggatctgggattggtcccatgtggttgtttctaattaatggccaatcacagtcagctggctcagactctctgtccaagccacaaacctttgttatcattcctctctattctattcttagccaaccttctgatgagaaccttttcttctattcttttagtacagttttaatgtaatatatatcataaaataataaatcagccttctgaaacatggagtcagatcctcatctcttctctcatccaagaacccctgtgaacacggtcacagcaCTCACTGAGGTCTTGGCATCAAAAGCTGCTGGTTCTGTGCAAGTCCCTGACTCAAGGGGGTCAGGACAAGCAGGAATGGTGACTGTGACCATGGAACAAACCCAAAGTGCAGTAATGGATGGGCTGCAAGGAAGGAGTGACCCCAGAGGGACAGATGGGCACAGACAGCTCCTGTCTCAGATGACACCTGTGCCCTAAACCCATCTCTGTCCACATCTTCCCACGGGCTGCAGGGGCCCAGGAACTCACCACTGCATCTGGCCAGCAGCACTTACATGTTTGCCAGTTCATTCAGAGCTTCCTCATACTTCAGATATTCTGTTTTCCCAAAGACCTGgacacaaacagaaaacaccACGGAACATGGAGCTGCAGCGGGCGTGTGAGCTcagtcccagcagcagggcagggcacaggaatGCCCTGTGGGCACAGCGGTGCCCCCCAGCACTCACCCCCGTGCCATAGCGGGCGCTCTCGTAGCCGTCCAGCAGGGTGTCGATCAAGGCCTTGTGGATGCCCTtgaaggaggagctggaattcctcagctccagcaggtaggcacagaaattcttccctattaaagacTTTGGGTAGCGAGCCTCTGCTTGGAAGGGGATTTCtggaaaaaggcacaggtaaaAATGCTTGTGCTCATCCCTCAGGTCAGGAAGCACTGCCTGGATAAATTCATATCCATGCCCCAAGCCCCAGCACATCCAACCCTAAAGCCACCAGTGGGAGGCTGCTCTCTGTGGGCTGTGAGAATGGCCCTAGGtttgaaggaaaagagaagaaaatgccaGAAATAATTTCCCTCCCATTACTTTTGAATCCGAGCAGTTCAGCAGTGGCACAGTGGCATCTCTGTGTGCTTTCACACCAGTGAGTGTGAAGGAACTTGCCTTTCCCCATCAGGGCTGAGTAACCTGCATTGAAAGGCAGGTGTGTGTCAGCTGGGGTTCCTTTCTGTCAGAGCAATGTGGTTTTTGTGTCTCTGGCCCTAAAGATTCATTTCTCAGTGATTCACTGATtggtttctgtgctgctgcctatGCCATGGTTTTGAGGgccttttttctgtttgttgttgtGGAGTTGGGCTTGGCTGCTGTTTCTCATGCAGGTGCTTGTCTCAGGCAAGCTGAGAacagcc includes:
- the C28H1orf43 gene encoding protein C1orf43 homolog isoform X1 produces the protein MAGAGSNWLSGVNVVLVMAYGSLVFVLLFIFVKRQIMRFAMKSRRGPHVPVGQHAPKDLKEEIDIRLSRVQDIKYEPRLLAEDDGRLLQLETPGCYNYLYRMKALDAIRTSEIPFQAEARYPKSLIGKNFCAYLLELRNSSSSFKGIHKALIDTLLDGYESARYGTGVFGKTEYLKYEEALNELANITKARGGSSQRQHQSAVKDLTLSPEASSPTTIQVTYLPSSQKSKRAKHFLELKSFKDNYNTLESTL